The following nucleotide sequence is from Ferruginibacter lapsinanis.
GATTGTTGAAACAAAATCGCCAGCTAGTAATGCTTGCGGTTATCGTTTCTATCCCGATAAAGTAAAAGGCGAGGGCTTTTTTATTGCTGCGTTCAAGAAACCAACGACCAATGACGGAGAATCAAAAGAATGGTATTCGAGGAGTCGATCGGAAAAATTATCTGCTAAAGAAGTTGAAGTAGTACAATCATATTTAAAAGATCCCGATAATTTTTTCTTTATTAAACAGAAAGATGAAGTTATAGCGATGCCATTACATCTTGAAAATGATTTGGCAAATATTCAATCGGCTTTATATATAAAAAAAGCTGGTGTAAAATTGGGCACAATAATCCGTAATGAATTAATTCCCCATCATGAGTTGGCAATAAGTTCGATAATTAACAGAGAAACGCCTTCGGTGGAAGTAGAATTGGATATAGCACTGCAATATCTGCGTAAACAGGAAATTCACCTGGAAACTGAGCGTAAAGGCTGGTCGTTACTCACCTATAAACAATTGCCACTGGGTTGGGTAAAACTCTTGCCTAATCGGGTTAATAACTACTACCCTAAAGACTGGCGGATTCTTAACAAGTAAATAATGCAACTAACCAACTAATTTTTGCATCTTTGCAATTGAAATTATTAAATATGAAACGTCTTTTTATTATACTTTTTTGTTTGCCTTTGTTCGCCTTGGCGCAAAAAGAAATTACACATACAGTTGGTCCAAAAGAAAGTTTGACAAGCATCGGACGTTTATACAATATCAACGGAAGAGAGTTGGCCAAGTACAATAATATTGATTATGAAAAAGGGTTGTCCTTAGGGCAGGTATTAAAGATCCCTGCATCTGCAACAACAACTAAACCTGTCGTTGCACCTCCTGTTGTTAAGAAAGAGCCGGTTGTAACAAAACCTGTTGTGAAAAATAATGAAGTTGCAGGTACGCCGATCTATCATACGGTTGCCAAAAAGGAAACTTTATACGGTATCAGTACAATGTATGGTAAGGTGCCTATTGCTGATATTAAGAAATGGAATAACCTTACAGCAGACGGTTTAAACGAAGGAATGCAGTTGATTGTTGGATATACCACAAAAACAACGACACCTGTTGTTAAAAATGTAGTGAAAGAAGCGCCGCCTGCCGTTAAAGAAGAGGTAAAAGTGGTGAAGGAAGTTAAACGTCCTGATCCGGTAGTAAAAGAAGACAATACTCCTCCTCCGGCGGCAAACACAGGCAAAAATTTGAATGGAGGATTTTTTAAATCTCTCTATATGACACAAACCAGGAATGCCAATGTATCTACAGAGAGTGGTGTAGCTGGCGTTTTTAAAAGTACCAGTGGCTGGGAAGATGGAAAATATTATTGTTTGCATAATGATGCCAACGCAGGGACCATTGTAAAAATATCTAATCCGGCTACGGGCAAAAGTATTTATGCAAAAGTGCTGGATGTAATTCCTGATATTAAACAAAATACCGGCCTGCTTTTAAGAATAAGTAATGCGGCGGCTGAAGAATTAGGCGTATCGGACGCTAAGTTTGACTGTAGTGTTTCTTATGTAAAATAAAATTTCTGGATATTCAATAGGGCAGGGTATCAACCATACTTCTGCCTTTTCTGTTATATAAATATGGATACCACTTTTGCAAATATTTCAACAGTTATTAAAGAGAGAAGGAGCATAAAGCCTGCTCATTTCAATGGTGATATTATTCCTGACGAACGAATTGATCAGTTGTTGGAATTAGCTGACTGGGCGCCTACGCATGGCAGTACCGAGCCTTGGCGTTTTATTGTATATACAGGCGATGGGCTGAAAAAATTTTCGGCTGATCATGCTGAGTTATACAAACAATATACATCACCAGAAAAATTTTTAAAGGCCACTTACGATAAACTCATTCAGAACGGAGAGAAAGTTTCTCATGTTATCATTGCGATCATGCAGAGAGGTAATTTACCAAAAGTGCCTGTGATTGAGGAGATGGCCGCAGTGTCAGCAGCCATTCAAAATATCTTGCTGGGAGCCGAAGCTTTAGGGATTGCATCTTTATGGTCGACAGGAGGTATGATACATCATGATGCAATGAAAGAATATCTGCATCTTAGAAACGAAGATCTTATAATGGGGCAGATATTTTTAGGGTATGCTGATGAAAAACCATCAGGCAGGAGAATATTTCCTATTGGTAGTAAAGTAAAGTGGATCAGGTAATTTGTGGAGTTATACAAATCTATATCCTCTCAAAAAATCTTCTACATTCATTTTCTTTTTGCCTTCCAGTTGAATCTCTTTTACAGCAATATATCCATCCGCACAAGCAAATTTTAAAAATGTCTTTTTATCTGTCTCAAAACTGCCTGCTGCCTTAGGTGTTGACTGTTCTTTGGATGCAGAAAATATTTTCAATTTCTTACTGTCTAAAAAGGTAAATGCAGCCGGGTAAGGAGATAGCCCACGGATCAGATTATATAGCTCATCAACTGTTTTACTCCAATCAATTTTACAAGTCTCAGTAAAGATCTTCGATGCATGCAATAGTGGTCCGTCGTCTGAGGTCTGTGGTTTTTCTTCTAATGTTTTGTTGCATAAGCCTTGTACAGTCTTAACCAATAAAGCGGCACCAACCTCTTTCATCTCGTCATGTAATTCTCCTGCTGTTTCATCATCTCTGATCGCAATTTTTTCCTGCAATAAAATATCTCCGGTATCTATCTCATGTTTTAATTTAAAAGTGGTTACACCAGTTTCTTTTTCACCATTGATGATGGCCCAGTTGATTGGTGCAGCCCCTCTGTATTTAGGCAACAAAGATCCATGCACATTGATAGTACCCATTGGCGGCATGTTCCAAACAACTTCGGGTAGCATTCTAAATGCCACTACAATTTGCAGGTCTGCATTCAACGATCTTAATTGAGCTAAAAACTCAGGGTTCTTTAATTTTTCCGGTTGTAGGACAGGTAAGCCTTTTTCAACAGCGTATTTTTTTACGGCACTTTGTTGTAATTCCATTCCACGGCCTGCAGGTTTATCCGGAGCAGTTAGTACAGCAATAATATTACAACCTGCTTTCACCAATGCATCCAACGATGCAACGGCAAACTCAGGCGTACCCATAAAAATTATCCTGATATCTTTTATATTTCTACTATTCATTTTACTATTACAAATCAAAAGGCTCTAGGTTCCCCCTTTAGGGGGCGGAGGGGGTTAAAAATCTTTATATAGCAAATATTTCTTTCTTATCTTCTTAAAATTACTCAAAGCAGGTTCCCAGCTTTTCCTAATTTCAGCTTCTGTTTTTCCTTGCTTTATCTGCTTAACTAAAATATCATTTCCTGCCAGTTTATTAATGAAATTATTTTTCAAAAAGAAACTATCCTTACCCGGAAATAATTTGTACGCATCTATCAAATATTTTAATTGAATTTTTTTATTCACTCGTTGCAGTAGCTGTTCCGGTGTGCCACTTATATCCCAGCCATAACAAACCTGGTTGAAACATTTGCTGCTTTTAGCACCTGCATTAGGTTTTGGCGTAAAGCTGAATAATGTTTTGGGTAAAGAAGGATGTCCGAAAATTTGGAATGGTTTATCTGTTCCTCTACCCTCGCTTAAAACAGTTCCTTCAAAAAAACACGTAGAAGGGTATGCGTATATACTTTGTATCTCTCTCAGATTAGGAGATGGATTAACCGGCAAACTAAATACGGAGCTATGTGTATAGTCTTTACATTTTATTACCAGCATATGAAACGGCGTGTCAGCTGTAGGTTTGGTGGTAATATTATAACTGTTGATCTTATTCGCTAGCGGAGATAGCCATTTTTCTCCTGTCAGCATCATGGCATATTCACCAATGGTCATTCCATATACTATTGGCACAGGCTGCATTCCTACAAAGCTTTTAAATTTCATATCTAGCACAGGGCCATCTACATAAAATCCGTTAGGATTAGGTCTATCTAATATCAACAGAGGTTTATGGTTTTCTAAAGCAGCTTCAATATAATACTGTAATGATGAAATGAATGTATAGAATCTTACCCCAACATCCTGTATGTCAAATAGCATGATGTCAACATCTTTAAGATCATTTGACGTAGGTTTATTATGGTCTCCATACATGCTGATAACAGGAATGCCGGTCTTTTTATCGACAGCATTTTCAACATGTGCGCCTGCATCTGCATCACCTCTGAAGCCATGTTCCGGGCCAAATATCTTTACGATCTTAATACCTTTTTTAAGTAAAGTATCTACCAGGTGAGTACTTTTTACCATACTGGTTTGGTTGGCAAAAATCGCTACGGCCTTACCTTTCAAATAAGGTAAATAGGCTTCCATTCTTTCTGCACCGGATATAATAGAGTTCTGCTCAAATGGCTTATATAATAACTGAGAAAATGAGAGCTGGCTAAATAAAAGAGTAACAATGATTAATATACTATTCTTTTTCATGTTGTAAAGTTCTTTAAAACTTTTTAAACTACTTGGAGTTTTATCATTTACTTTGCATTTTCTGTCTCAAAAAGGCAGGTATTTATAAACAATATCCAGACAGGGTTTGCCTGTTTGGGAAAATTAAATTTTATGCAAGCAAAAAACGGAGATGCAGTATCAGTGCATTACACAGGTAGATTAGTAACCGGAGAACAATTTGATTCTTCTGCAGGAAGAGAGCCTTTGGCTTTTACAGTTGGCGCCGGACAAATGATCAAAGGTTTTGATGCCGCTATTCCGGGAATGGCAATAGGCGATAAAAAAACAATCACCATTGCAGCAGCTGATGCTTATGGTGAAAAAGATCCTGCAGCGATCATACAGTTTCCAAAAGAAAATGTACCTGCTGATATGAAATTGGAACCAGGTATGCAACTTACTTTAAGCAACCAGTACGGACAACCGGTACCTGTTGTTGTTATCGAAGTACAGGATACAGTGATCGTATTAGATGCTAACCATCATTTAGCCGGACAAGATCTGGTTTTTGATATTGAATTGGTTACTATCAATTAAGAATTAGCAATTGACAATAAACAATTGACAAAATGCAGCTTGATCATTCAAGCTGCATTTTTTTGCCTACTGCTAACTGCCCATTGCCTATTCTGCTTATATTCGTACTTCTATATTCGTCATTCGTAAATCGTAAATAAATATGCCTGTTTATATCAGTCCCGATAATGTTGCCGAACGTTTTATGCGTTATGTGCAGATAGATACACAAAGTGATCCAAATAGTAGCACTCATCCTACTACCGAAAAGCAAAAAGACCTGAGCAGGCTTTTGTGGAGAGAGTTACAAGGCATGGGTATTACAGATGTGTCTACTGATGAGTATGGATATGTGTATGCCACCATTCCATCTAACAGTGATAAAAAAAATATTCCTGTCATTTGTTTTTGCTCACATGTAGATACAGCACCAGATTGCAGCGGTACCAATGTAAAACCTATCCTTCACCGTTATTATGATGGTAATGATATTGTTTTGCCCGATGATCCCACTCAAGTGTTGAACAAAGCTAATTCGCCCTATTTGCAAGAGCATATCAACCATGGTATAATTACTGCAAGCGGAACAACATTACTGGGAGCCGATGATAAAAGCGGTGTAGCAGTTATTATGGAAATGGCATTGTATTTTATGCAAAACCCTGCTGTAAAGCATGGAGATATAAAAATTCTATTTACTCCTGATGAAGAAGTTGGACAAGGCACTGCTAAATTAGATATGAAAAAATTGGGAGCTCAATTTGGTTACACATTAGATGGTGGCGAAGCCGGTTGCCTGGAAGATGAAACATTCAGTGCAGATGCTGCCGTCATTACTGTTGAAGGAATTATTGTACATCCCGGAGCAGCAAAAAACAAACTGGTGAACGCATTAAAAATAGCAGGGGCTATTTTAGACGCATTACCTAAAAACGAGTGGAGCCCTGAAACCACCGAGAAGAAAGAAGGTTTTGTGCATCCTGTGGCAGTAAATGGTATCGCTGAAAAAGCTACCATTGAATTTATTGTAAGAGATTTTGATACAGCTACTTTGCAACAGCATCATAACAGGCTGAAAAAAATTGCAGAAGAGGTAGTGGCAAAATATCCCGGAGCAACAATAAGCTATGTGGCTAAAGAACAATATCGCAATATGAAAGAAGTGCTGGATAAAAATCCGCAGGTAGTTGCGTATGCAAAGGAAGCCATTGAAAGAGCCGGACTTAAAGTGCAAACAGAAAGTATACGTGGTGGTACAGATGGTAGCAGACTGAGTTTTATGGGTTTGCCAAGTCCTAATATTTTTACGGGTATGCAAAACCTGCACAGCAAATTAGAGTGGATCGGTACAAAAGATATGGCTAAAGCTGCCGAAACAATTGTACATCTTTCTATGATCTGGGAAGAAAAAAGTTAAGATTTTGTAACCGGCATTATTTTTCATGGCATCATCGTTGTGTCACTCACTTGTACGGCATACCGTTGTGGAACTTTTATCAAAGCCCAATAAAGATATGCAGCACAAGAGTGCGACGCCACTGAAGTATCACAAAGATTTAATGACCGGTACATAAAAAAATATTATCTTCATCACAAATTAATAAACCATGGAATTAATAAAGTACTTGCCGGTGGCATTGGTCATCTTTGCCTTCTTGGGATGTTTTGTAACCATTAATCAGGGAACGATCGGGGTGGTTACCATGTTTGGTAAATACCGTCGTATCATGCGTCCGGGATTAAACTTCAAGATCCCTTTTTTAGAACAGATATACAAAAGAGTAAGCATTCAAAACCGTTCGGTTGAGTTGGAGTTTCAGGCTGTAACCATCGATCAGGCGAATGTTTATTTTAAATCGATGTTGTTGTATTCTGTTGTAAATGTGGATGAAGAAACGATCAAGAATGTTGCCTTCAAATTTATCAGTGATAAAGATCTGATGCAGGCATTGATACGTACTGTTGAAGGAAGTATCCGGGCATTTGTATCTACAAAAAAACAGGCGGAAGTTTTAAATGTTCGTCGTGATATTGTAGAGAATGTAAAAGAACAGGTAGATATTACTTTAGAAAGTTGGGGCTATCATTTGCAGGATCTGCAGATCAATGATATCACTTTTGATGAAGCGATCATACAAAGTATGAGTAAAGTGGTGGCAAGTAATAATTTAAAAGCTGCTGCTGAAAATGAAGGGCAGGCTTTATTGATCACTAAAACAAAAGCAGCGGAAGCGGAAGGTAACTCAATCAAAATTTCTGCAGAAGCTGAAAAACAAGCGGCACAGTTACGTGGACAAGGTGTTGCGTTATTCAGAGAAGAGGTGGCCAAAGGTATGAGTCAGGCTGCTGAGCAAATGAAACAGGCTAATTTAGATACTAATGTAATTTTGTTTAGTATGTGGACAGAAGCCATCAAAAATTTTGCAGAATATGGCAAAGGCAATGTGATCTTCTTAGATGGCAGCAGTGAAGGAATGGAGAAAACTATGCGTCAGATAATGGCCATGCAGCAGATGGGAGACAATAAAAAATAATTTTTATAATATCTTAAAGCCCCGATTTATCGGGGCTTTTTTGTAGGGTGATATTCTTTAACATTTTTTTATAGAGTAAATTGTATCTCTTTACGATTAGTGTAGTCATATTACACACCGGTTGGCACAATTATCGTACAACCAAAAACAGAAACAATTACATTTGCACAAAATCAGTTAATACATGTTCGATATATTTTTACAAGTAGATACATTAAGTACAGCCGCTTCAACAGCCGGAAAAACTGAATCTGTTTGGAGTTTGTTAACCAAGGGTGGTCCGTTGATGATACCGTTGGGTATTTTATTTGCACTGGCCGTTTTTGTTTTTATAGAAAGGCTGATAGCGATCAGGAAGGCGAGTAAGATCGAAGATAGTTTTATGAGTATCATCCGTGATAATATTATTAACGGAAATGTGACAGCTGCAAGAAGCCTGGCTAAAAATACAGACAATCCTGTTGCAAGAATGATCGATAAAGGGTTACAGAGAATTGGCAAACCAATTGATGCGATTGAAAAAAGTATGGATAATGTGGGTAAGCTGGAAATGTATAAAATGGAAAAGAATCTTTCTATATTGTCTGTGATCTCCCGTATAGCGCCATTGTTTGGCTTCGTAGGAACTATTGTAGGGCTGGTATTATTGTTGAAAGAATTTGCAACGATCAGCAATCCTTCTGTTAGTCAGATTGCTGATGCGATGTATATTAAATTAATTACTTCTGCCAGTGGATTGATCATTGGTATGTTGGCATATTTAGGCTATAGTTATTTAGATACACAGATCAACAGAACTGCCAACAGAATGGAAGCGGCAAGCAGTGAGTTTATAGATATTTTGCAGGAGCCAACAAGATAATTAGTAATTAAAAATTCTTTCAAGCATAAAGGTTTTAATTCGTAATTCGCAATTCTTAATTAATTAAAATGAGTCTTCGGAAGAACAAGCTAAGAGACAATCACAGTGAAGTAGACGCAGGTCCGCTGAATGATATCTTATTTATTCTATTAATGTTTTTCTTAATGATATCTACATTGGCTAATCCTAATGTGATAAAGATGAGTGTGCCTAAAGCTAAGAGCGACACCAAGACAAAGCAAAGTGTAGTGGTAAGTGTTGATAAAGATAAAAATGTATATGTTGGTTCTAAAAGAATTGTAATGGACTCTTTAGAATCTGCGCTGAGAAAATATATCAACGAAGGCGATAGTATAAAACCTGCTGTTGTTATCAATGCTGATTCTGCTTCTGCCTGGGGTGAAATTGTAAGAGTAATGAAAGTAGCCCGACATTTAGGTGCCACTACATCTGCAACAGTTACCGGGACTGAGTAGCAGTTACCATTCTTTGTTTGCCAAAAATATCTTTAATTATTTCAACCTGTTGATACGATTGGGCAAACATTGCGGCTGTTTCTTTTGCAAAATTTTCGTGTGTTTCTACAAATATTTTTCCGTTATTATGTAAGTGGCTTTTTCCAAACAAAGCTATTTTTTCGTAAAATAATAAAGGCGTGTTATCGGGCACAAATAAGGCCAGATGAGGTTCGTAACCGGTTACATTTTTGTCTAATTGTTCTTTTTCCGTTACTGGTATGTAGGGGGGATTACTTACAATTATATCAAACGAGGGAATATCTCCCCATAAATTTTCATCTATAAAATTAAGTTGTTGGAAATTAACAACAGTGTTATTCATCAATGCATTCTCTTTGGCAACAGCTAAAGCATTGTCACTTATATCTATTGCCGTAACAGTAGCACCGGGTATTTCTTTTTTCAATGCTATAGCGATACAACCGCTGCCGGTACCAATATCTACAATCCGCAACGATTTATTATTCGTAATTCGTATTTCATCATTCGTAATTAACTGAACTAATTCTTCCGTCTCAGGCCTCGGTATCAGTACATGTTCGTTCACATTAAATTTCATTTTATAAAACCATGCTTCTCCCAGCACATACTGTATAGGTTTGTGTTGCAATAACTCTTCCAGGCAATTGGTTATTCTTTTTGTTACAGCAGGTTCCAATTCTTTGTCAGGATGAAGGGTTATATCCGCACGTTTAGCACCGGCAATACTTTCAAAAAGCCAATCAGTCAATGTAGCAGCTTCATTCAAATTGTAAATAATTTGAAGCTTGTTTAAAAGTTTTTTATACAGTTCCTGTGTCGTCATTCAGGCAAACTTAGTTTATTTTTTAGCTGATTGCTGCGGTATGCTTAATTTTGAGGCTTGACTGTACACGAAAAATATATGCATCGTTGTCTGGAGCTGGCTAAACTCGGCTTCGGGAATGTGGCGCCCAATCCAATGGTGGGTGCGGTATTGGTGTATAATGATACCCTTATAGGTGAAGGATATCATCAGCGGTACGGAGAAGCGCATGCCGAGGTAAATTGTATCAACAGTGTTGCGGATGAAAATAAAAAATTGATTGGAAAAAGCACGTTGTATGTTTCTTTGGAGCCATGTGCACATTTTGGAAAAACACCTCCCTGTGCTGATTTGATTGTCGATAAAAAAATACCGAATGTGGTGATTGCGTGTAGAGATAGCTTTGCTCAAGTGGATGGTAAAGGGATACAAAAATTAATGAACGCAGGGATAAATGTAAAGGTGGGTATTTTAGAAAAAGAGGCAATAACGTTGAACAAACGTTTTTTTACTTTTCATGCCCAGCATCGACCATATATTATTTTAAAATGGGCACAGAGTAAGGATAAGAAAATTGCTTTGGCTGATTTTTCAAGTGTGGCTATCAGCAATGCCCAAACCAATAAACTGGTGCACAAATGGCGCAGTGAAGAAATGGCTATTATGGTTGGTACTAACACTGCTTTGCACGACGATCCTTCTTTAACTACAAGACATTGGTCGGGAAAAAATCCTGTGAGGATTGTTATTGACAAAGCGTTGAAACTGCCGAAATCCTTGCATTTGTTTGACGGTACAGTAAAAACGATCGTATTTAATACAATTAAAAACGAAGAGGCTGGTTTACTATCTTATATAAAAATTTCAGAAAAGGAAAACATCATTCCTCAGATACTGCAAGCATTGTATCAATTAAAGATCCAGAGTGTAATTGTGGAAGGCGGCGCAAAATTGTTGCAGTCATTCATAGATCAAAACTTCTGGGATGAAGGAAGAATAATTACCAATACAGAATTAACGATTGGTGATGGAATAAATGCTCCTGTTTTTTTGGGAGATCATTTATTATCAACTCAACAGATCTCAACTGATAATGTCGATATTTATCTTAATCCCAATCCTCCAACAAATTGATAACAGGCACCAACGATAAAACATTTTATTTTACTATAGATAAACCTTCTGTTGCTGAATTTAAGGATAGAGGCAGTAAATTTATTGCTTACGCTTTTCCGATAGAGACTGTGGAAGATTTTAAAGTGCATCTGCAAAATTTAAAAAAGGAACATGCAAAAGCGGTGCATCATTGTTTTGCCTATCGTATAGGTACAGATGGAAATACTTTCAGAAGTAGTGACGATGGCGAGCCTTCTGGTACAGCGGGGAAACCTATCTTAGGACAAATTGATAGCAAAGAAATAACCAATGTGGCAATTATTGTAGTACGCTATTGGGGAGGAACCTTGCTGGGAGTGCCGGGATTGATCAATGCGTATAAAACAGCCGCATCGTTGGTTTTACAAGTAGTGCCGGTTACGCAGAAACAAATAGAAATAACCTATTCTCTTCAGTTTGATTATACCCAAATGAACGAAGTAATGATGATCCTGAAAAAATTTAATTGTACGATCATCAGTCAGGAATTGCAATTGTTTTGTTCAGTAAAAATGGGAATACCTGTAAACAGATTGGATGAAGTGCTGTTTCAACTAAACGAGTTGCAGCATGTAGACCTTAAAAAATTATAATCATTAAAATCTCGGACAAGGAATCCCTTTTCCTCTTTCTGCTTTTTGTTGGATATATATCAGAGAAATTTCACTGCCACCTCTGCTTGCTGTAGCTGCTTTTAAAGAAGATGTATTTACGTCATAACTCACTCCAATTCTCAAGCTGTTAAATTCTAAGCCAACATATGGAATAATAGCGTCATTAAGACGGATCCAAGCGCCAGCATAAACATTGGTCGGGTTTTCCAAAGAGCCGTTAATGTTCGATGAAACAGCAGCACCGGCAACCATTTCGCTGGCCTGATTTTGCATTTGATAAATAGCTGATGT
It contains:
- a CDS encoding LysM peptidoglycan-binding domain-containing protein, producing MKRLFIILFCLPLFALAQKEITHTVGPKESLTSIGRLYNINGRELAKYNNIDYEKGLSLGQVLKIPASATTTKPVVAPPVVKKEPVVTKPVVKNNEVAGTPIYHTVAKKETLYGISTMYGKVPIADIKKWNNLTADGLNEGMQLIVGYTTKTTTPVVKNVVKEAPPAVKEEVKVVKEVKRPDPVVKEDNTPPPAANTGKNLNGGFFKSLYMTQTRNANVSTESGVAGVFKSTSGWEDGKYYCLHNDANAGTIVKISNPATGKSIYAKVLDVIPDIKQNTGLLLRISNAAAEELGVSDAKFDCSVSYVK
- the pepT gene encoding peptidase T codes for the protein MPVYISPDNVAERFMRYVQIDTQSDPNSSTHPTTEKQKDLSRLLWRELQGMGITDVSTDEYGYVYATIPSNSDKKNIPVICFCSHVDTAPDCSGTNVKPILHRYYDGNDIVLPDDPTQVLNKANSPYLQEHINHGIITASGTTLLGADDKSGVAVIMEMALYFMQNPAVKHGDIKILFTPDEEVGQGTAKLDMKKLGAQFGYTLDGGEAGCLEDETFSADAAVITVEGIIVHPGAAKNKLVNALKIAGAILDALPKNEWSPETTEKKEGFVHPVAVNGIAEKATIEFIVRDFDTATLQQHHNRLKKIAEEVVAKYPGATISYVAKEQYRNMKEVLDKNPQVVAYAKEAIERAGLKVQTESIRGGTDGSRLSFMGLPSPNIFTGMQNLHSKLEWIGTKDMAKAAETIVHLSMIWEEKS
- the prmC gene encoding peptide chain release factor N(5)-glutamine methyltransferase, whose translation is MTTQELYKKLLNKLQIIYNLNEAATLTDWLFESIAGAKRADITLHPDKELEPAVTKRITNCLEELLQHKPIQYVLGEAWFYKMKFNVNEHVLIPRPETEELVQLITNDEIRITNNKSLRIVDIGTGSGCIAIALKKEIPGATVTAIDISDNALAVAKENALMNNTVVNFQQLNFIDENLWGDIPSFDIIVSNPPYIPVTEKEQLDKNVTGYEPHLALFVPDNTPLLFYEKIALFGKSHLHNNGKIFVETHENFAKETAAMFAQSYQQVEIIKDIFGKQRMVTATQSR
- a CDS encoding exo-beta-N-acetylmuramidase NamZ family protein encodes the protein MKKNSILIIVTLLFSQLSFSQLLYKPFEQNSIISGAERMEAYLPYLKGKAVAIFANQTSMVKSTHLVDTLLKKGIKIVKIFGPEHGFRGDADAGAHVENAVDKKTGIPVISMYGDHNKPTSNDLKDVDIMLFDIQDVGVRFYTFISSLQYYIEAALENHKPLLILDRPNPNGFYVDGPVLDMKFKSFVGMQPVPIVYGMTIGEYAMMLTGEKWLSPLANKINSYNITTKPTADTPFHMLVIKCKDYTHSSVFSLPVNPSPNLREIQSIYAYPSTCFFEGTVLSEGRGTDKPFQIFGHPSLPKTLFSFTPKPNAGAKSSKCFNQVCYGWDISGTPEQLLQRVNKKIQLKYLIDAYKLFPGKDSFFLKNNFINKLAGNDILVKQIKQGKTEAEIRKSWEPALSNFKKIRKKYLLYKDF
- the fmt gene encoding methionyl-tRNA formyltransferase, which translates into the protein MNSRNIKDIRIIFMGTPEFAVASLDALVKAGCNIIAVLTAPDKPAGRGMELQQSAVKKYAVEKGLPVLQPEKLKNPEFLAQLRSLNADLQIVVAFRMLPEVVWNMPPMGTINVHGSLLPKYRGAAPINWAIINGEKETGVTTFKLKHEIDTGDILLQEKIAIRDDETAGELHDEMKEVGAALLVKTVQGLCNKTLEEKPQTSDDGPLLHASKIFTETCKIDWSKTVDELYNLIRGLSPYPAAFTFLDSKKLKIFSASKEQSTPKAAGSFETDKKTFLKFACADGYIAVKEIQLEGKKKMNVEDFLRGYRFV
- a CDS encoding YigZ family protein, which encodes MITGTNDKTFYFTIDKPSVAEFKDRGSKFIAYAFPIETVEDFKVHLQNLKKEHAKAVHHCFAYRIGTDGNTFRSSDDGEPSGTAGKPILGQIDSKEITNVAIIVVRYWGGTLLGVPGLINAYKTAASLVLQVVPVTQKQIEITYSLQFDYTQMNEVMMILKKFNCTIISQELQLFCSVKMGIPVNRLDEVLFQLNELQHVDLKKL
- the ribD gene encoding bifunctional diaminohydroxyphosphoribosylaminopyrimidine deaminase/5-amino-6-(5-phosphoribosylamino)uracil reductase RibD; translated protein: MTVHEKYMHRCLELAKLGFGNVAPNPMVGAVLVYNDTLIGEGYHQRYGEAHAEVNCINSVADENKKLIGKSTLYVSLEPCAHFGKTPPCADLIVDKKIPNVVIACRDSFAQVDGKGIQKLMNAGINVKVGILEKEAITLNKRFFTFHAQHRPYIILKWAQSKDKKIALADFSSVAISNAQTNKLVHKWRSEEMAIMVGTNTALHDDPSLTTRHWSGKNPVRIVIDKALKLPKSLHLFDGTVKTIVFNTIKNEEAGLLSYIKISEKENIIPQILQALYQLKIQSVIVEGGAKLLQSFIDQNFWDEGRIITNTELTIGDGINAPVFLGDHLLSTQQISTDNVDIYLNPNPPTN
- a CDS encoding FKBP-type peptidyl-prolyl cis-trans isomerase yields the protein MQAKNGDAVSVHYTGRLVTGEQFDSSAGREPLAFTVGAGQMIKGFDAAIPGMAIGDKKTITIAAADAYGEKDPAAIIQFPKENVPADMKLEPGMQLTLSNQYGQPVPVVVIEVQDTVIVLDANHHLAGQDLVFDIELVTIN
- a CDS encoding MotA/TolQ/ExbB proton channel family protein translates to MFDIFLQVDTLSTAASTAGKTESVWSLLTKGGPLMIPLGILFALAVFVFIERLIAIRKASKIEDSFMSIIRDNIINGNVTAARSLAKNTDNPVARMIDKGLQRIGKPIDAIEKSMDNVGKLEMYKMEKNLSILSVISRIAPLFGFVGTIVGLVLLLKEFATISNPSVSQIADAMYIKLITSASGLIIGMLAYLGYSYLDTQINRTANRMEAASSEFIDILQEPTR
- a CDS encoding SPFH domain-containing protein, with the protein product MELIKYLPVALVIFAFLGCFVTINQGTIGVVTMFGKYRRIMRPGLNFKIPFLEQIYKRVSIQNRSVELEFQAVTIDQANVYFKSMLLYSVVNVDEETIKNVAFKFISDKDLMQALIRTVEGSIRAFVSTKKQAEVLNVRRDIVENVKEQVDITLESWGYHLQDLQINDITFDEAIIQSMSKVVASNNLKAAAENEGQALLITKTKAAEAEGNSIKISAEAEKQAAQLRGQGVALFREEVAKGMSQAAEQMKQANLDTNVILFSMWTEAIKNFAEYGKGNVIFLDGSSEGMEKTMRQIMAMQQMGDNKK
- a CDS encoding nitroreductase family protein gives rise to the protein MDTTFANISTVIKERRSIKPAHFNGDIIPDERIDQLLELADWAPTHGSTEPWRFIVYTGDGLKKFSADHAELYKQYTSPEKFLKATYDKLIQNGEKVSHVIIAIMQRGNLPKVPVIEEMAAVSAAIQNILLGAEALGIASLWSTGGMIHHDAMKEYLHLRNEDLIMGQIFLGYADEKPSGRRIFPIGSKVKWIR
- a CDS encoding ExbD/TolR family protein; amino-acid sequence: MSLRKNKLRDNHSEVDAGPLNDILFILLMFFLMISTLANPNVIKMSVPKAKSDTKTKQSVVVSVDKDKNVYVGSKRIVMDSLESALRKYINEGDSIKPAVVINADSASAWGEIVRVMKVARHLGATTSATVTGTE